A window of the Diospyros lotus cultivar Yz01 unplaced genomic scaffold, ASM1463336v1 superscaf1, whole genome shotgun sequence genome harbors these coding sequences:
- the LOC127793084 gene encoding vacuolar iron transporter homolog 4-like: MATIDQAPSQEETKPTNPSHDPEAQPTEDVEIEIVDYSKRAQWLRAAVLGANDGLLSTAALMIGVGAVKKDVQTMILTGAAGMVAGACSMAIGEFVSVYTQYDIEMAQIRRDQAQRAGEAVEERKKRLPNPFSAAAASAVAFAVGAMVPLLAAAFIKGYRVRLAVVVAAASLALVGFGGLSAVLGRAPLVKSSLRVLVGGWLAMAITFGLTKLIGSTGI; the protein is encoded by the coding sequence ATGGCTACTATCGACCAAGCTCCAAGCCAAGAAGAAACGAAACCCACAAACCCTAGCCATGATCCCGAGGCACAACCGACGGAGGACGTCGAAATAGAGATTGTGGATTACTCCAAACGAGCCCAGTGGCTGAGAGCCGCCGTTCTGGGCGCGAATGACGGGCTGCTGTCCACCGCAGCGCTGATGATCGGCGTCGGGGCGGTGAAGAAGGACGTCCAGACCATGATCCTCACCGGCGCCGCCGGCATGGTGGCTGGAGCTTGCAGCATGGCCATCGGAGAGTTCGTCTCCGTTTACACGCAGTACGACATAGAGATGGCGCAGATAAGGAGAGATCAGGCCCAGCGGGCCGGAGAGGCGgtggaggagaggaagaagaggctGCCGAACCCGTTTAGCGCCGCGGCGGCCTCCGCGGTGGCGTTCGCGGTGGGGGCGATGGTGCCGCTGCTGGCGGCTGCGTTCATAAAGGGGTATAGGGTGAGGCTGGCGGTGGTGGTGGCGGCGGCGAGCCTGGCGCTGGTAGGGTTTGGAGGGTTGAGTGCGGTGCTGGGAAGGGCGCCATTGGTGAAGTCTTCTTTGAGGGTTTTGGTTGGAGGGTGGCTGGCCATGGCCATCAC